Proteins from a single region of Runella sp. SP2:
- a CDS encoding esterase family protein, producing the protein MKKAFCMIAMALLLAGQGVSAQSKVYDNLSLPSKILKSDRKFAIYLPPNYEASQRSYPVLYLLHGAGDDQTGWVQFGEVQHIADKAFAEGKATPMIIVMPDANTGQRGYANDPKNEWRYEDFFFQELMPYIEKNYRTKPEKRFRAIAGLSMGGGGTFTYALRRPELFSSACPLSAATGPMNLEMTKATLKRAKPEVEYTDAEVEAYYKRQSVLELINAVPDDKKKAVRWYIDCGDDDFLYEGNSLVHIAMKKKEIPHEFRIHDGGHTWTYWRRALPEVLGFISDAFHQY; encoded by the coding sequence ATGAAAAAAGCTTTTTGTATGATTGCCATGGCTTTGTTGCTAGCTGGGCAGGGCGTATCTGCGCAGTCAAAAGTCTATGACAACCTAAGTTTGCCAAGTAAAATCCTCAAAAGCGACCGCAAGTTTGCCATTTATCTTCCCCCCAATTACGAAGCCTCTCAGCGGAGCTATCCTGTGTTGTATTTGCTACACGGAGCTGGCGATGACCAAACGGGCTGGGTGCAATTTGGTGAAGTGCAGCATATTGCCGACAAAGCTTTTGCTGAAGGCAAGGCCACACCGATGATTATTGTGATGCCAGATGCCAATACGGGGCAGCGCGGCTACGCCAATGACCCTAAAAATGAATGGCGCTACGAAGATTTTTTCTTTCAAGAATTGATGCCATACATCGAAAAAAACTACCGAACCAAACCCGAAAAGCGTTTTAGAGCAATTGCTGGTTTGTCGATGGGGGGAGGGGGTACGTTTACGTATGCGCTTCGCCGTCCCGAACTTTTTTCATCGGCCTGCCCTTTAAGTGCCGCCACTGGCCCTATGAATTTGGAAATGACCAAGGCCACTTTAAAACGCGCTAAACCCGAGGTTGAATATACCGATGCCGAGGTGGAGGCGTATTACAAACGCCAAAGTGTGCTGGAGCTTATCAACGCTGTGCCAGATGATAAGAAAAAGGCCGTGCGTTGGTATATCGACTGCGGCGATGATGATTTTCTGTATGAGGGAAACTCGTTGGTACACATCGCGATGAAGAAAAAAGAGATTCCGCACGAGTTTCGTATCCATGACGGAGGACATACTTGGACGTATTGGCGCCGTGCCCTGCCCGAAGTATTAGGCTTTATTTCGGATGCTTTCCATCAATATTAA
- a CDS encoding anthranilate phosphoribosyltransferase, with amino-acid sequence MIASDFALKYNIDTPLAKGIRQVGIGKHGSKSLSAELVEECLAELHRGAASQLQKGVFFGALMMKGPTDAELKLEEYIGKHAFSNPVFFLNRLCPDLPPQLFPIGVKLLNGHSLQVSEAHQLGDFLFTSDCCETFKGMAVSILRVRYETNDEYEGLYDAVKTTFTPGFQRHVKTKFPIVQLAEPFDGVEHSYMITPLLAYFFQERNYNAVTALGRSSGPKYGLNSHDLYLYMGSWLLADNHELLEMNPTYGWVLDQKLLSPALDGWVERRRTALKRPFLATLEKVLNPCGARILVTSVFHITYQMKMAELALMAGFDGVMVLKRGLEGSLAPATSKANGLLCAVRNANGHLFFTHLEHDFPMFSQFRTEADDVVANPTAEVNATLIRKYLHNGRTDYHDFDNRVNYAKTLYMRGLDWIENQIGY; translated from the coding sequence GTGATAGCATCAGATTTCGCCTTAAAATACAATATAGATACACCCCTCGCGAAAGGAATTCGCCAAGTAGGGATAGGAAAACATGGAAGCAAATCACTTTCTGCCGAATTGGTGGAAGAGTGTTTGGCCGAACTTCATCGAGGTGCGGCTAGTCAGCTACAAAAGGGGGTCTTTTTTGGGGCGTTGATGATGAAAGGACCGACCGATGCTGAATTGAAGCTAGAAGAATACATAGGTAAACACGCATTTAGCAACCCTGTGTTTTTTCTAAACCGACTGTGTCCCGATTTGCCACCTCAATTGTTCCCGATTGGCGTGAAATTGCTCAACGGTCACTCACTACAAGTGTCAGAAGCGCATCAGTTGGGGGATTTTTTGTTTACGAGCGATTGCTGTGAAACCTTTAAAGGGATGGCTGTCAGCATTCTTCGGGTGCGCTACGAGACAAACGATGAATATGAAGGATTGTACGATGCCGTGAAAACTACCTTTACGCCTGGTTTTCAGCGGCACGTAAAAACCAAGTTTCCCATTGTACAACTGGCCGAACCCTTCGATGGCGTAGAACATTCGTATATGATTACGCCGCTTTTAGCTTATTTTTTTCAAGAACGAAATTACAACGCTGTCACGGCACTTGGTCGGTCGTCGGGGCCAAAATATGGACTTAATTCCCACGATTTATATTTATACATGGGAAGTTGGTTGCTGGCCGACAACCACGAGCTGCTCGAAATGAACCCTACTTATGGCTGGGTACTCGACCAAAAATTGCTTTCTCCTGCCCTCGATGGCTGGGTTGAACGTCGTCGAACGGCGCTAAAGCGTCCGTTTTTGGCCACCCTCGAAAAGGTATTAAATCCTTGCGGTGCTCGTATATTGGTGACGTCGGTGTTTCATATTACTTACCAAATGAAAATGGCGGAGCTGGCCTTGATGGCTGGTTTTGACGGGGTAATGGTGCTTAAACGTGGCTTGGAAGGAAGCCTTGCCCCCGCCACGTCCAAAGCCAATGGTTTGCTGTGTGCCGTAAGAAATGCCAATGGACATTTGTTTTTTACGCACTTGGAGCACGATTTCCCGATGTTTTCGCAGTTCCGTACAGAAGCCGATGATGTCGTTGCAAACCCCACGGCCGAAGTGAATGCTACGCTGATTCGGAAGTATTTGCACAATGGCCGCACCGATTACCACGATTTTGATAACCGTGTCAATTATGCCAAAACCTTGTATATGCGTGGACTTGACTGGATTGAAAATCAGATTGGATACTGA
- a CDS encoding alginate export family protein, with translation MKKLLHVQSCSVLLFALLVSRITHSQISLQGQVRTRTEVRDGLGNLAKIGAKPAAFTSQRTSLNFGYKWDRLTFGMNVRDVRVWGQDAASINNADGSKLFVHEAWAEIVLANIADTTIKFKAFDNLSLKVGRQELIYDDVRLIGNLDWLQQGRRFDMALLKAMKKGWQIDLGVAFNQNSDAFGRAGTFYTAGNAPTTVANSKGAYVTVPSDFLPTSGKGGAPVLASPLSTNGQNQMYKSMQMLYLSRKFGQTKFSGLVFKDDFQKYRIDSLGSTANGVVYGRRYDVEGTNNRITYGAMLTGLIGNASSKLGKIAWQAFAYKQGGKNRDGQDLTAYHYGANFSVQKGKFSFGPGYEVLSGNNTVSPDGKDHRFDPLYGTPHRHWGYMDYFYVGTGAAAGGLANAFLKTKYVANPNLYFTLDFHNFALANDMKNGLDASGGKIARQLGNEFDFIVNYNLNKFTNIELGYSHLSGTNSLEYAKLGTMDKSKHSANWAYLMLNIRPDFFYTKPVAIKQ, from the coding sequence ATGAAAAAATTGTTACACGTCCAATCGTGCAGCGTACTTCTTTTTGCTCTACTGGTAAGTAGAATTACTCATTCTCAAATCTCTCTTCAAGGCCAAGTAAGAACCCGTACCGAAGTACGCGACGGCCTCGGCAACCTAGCTAAAATCGGCGCAAAACCCGCCGCTTTCACCTCCCAACGAACCAGTTTGAACTTCGGCTACAAGTGGGATCGGCTTACGTTTGGCATGAACGTACGGGATGTACGCGTCTGGGGACAAGACGCGGCGTCTATCAACAACGCCGATGGTTCTAAGTTGTTTGTCCACGAAGCGTGGGCCGAAATTGTACTGGCCAACATCGCCGACACCACCATTAAGTTTAAGGCGTTCGACAACCTTTCCCTCAAAGTAGGCCGTCAGGAGTTAATCTACGACGATGTGCGTTTGATTGGCAACCTCGACTGGCTTCAGCAAGGTCGCCGATTTGACATGGCGTTATTGAAAGCCATGAAAAAAGGTTGGCAAATCGACCTTGGCGTTGCTTTTAATCAAAATTCGGACGCCTTTGGTCGAGCGGGCACGTTTTATACCGCTGGCAATGCGCCTACCACCGTTGCCAACTCCAAAGGAGCGTACGTTACCGTTCCTTCCGACTTCCTCCCCACTTCGGGCAAAGGGGGCGCTCCCGTGTTGGCCTCCCCGCTCAGCACCAACGGGCAGAATCAGATGTACAAATCAATGCAAATGCTCTACTTGAGCCGCAAATTTGGACAGACAAAATTTTCGGGACTGGTCTTCAAAGATGACTTCCAAAAGTACCGTATAGACAGCCTCGGTAGCACTGCCAACGGCGTAGTCTATGGCCGCCGCTACGATGTAGAAGGAACCAACAACCGCATTACCTACGGGGCAATGCTTACAGGACTCATCGGAAATGCTTCCTCTAAACTGGGAAAAATCGCGTGGCAAGCCTTTGCGTATAAACAAGGCGGCAAAAACCGCGACGGGCAAGACCTCACGGCTTACCACTATGGGGCTAACTTTAGTGTCCAAAAAGGAAAATTCTCGTTTGGCCCTGGCTATGAAGTACTTTCGGGCAACAATACCGTTTCGCCTGATGGTAAAGACCATCGCTTCGATCCATTGTATGGCACGCCACACCGCCACTGGGGCTACATGGATTATTTCTACGTAGGCACGGGGGCAGCCGCAGGTGGTTTGGCCAATGCATTCTTAAAAACCAAATACGTCGCCAATCCAAACCTCTATTTTACACTCGACTTCCACAATTTTGCCTTGGCCAATGACATGAAAAATGGCCTAGACGCCTCGGGGGGAAAAATTGCGCGCCAATTGGGCAATGAATTTGATTTTATTGTCAATTATAACCTCAACAAATTCACCAACATCGAGTTGGGGTATTCGCACTTGAGTGGCACCAATAGCCTCGAATATGCCAAGTTGGGCACGATGGACAAAAGCAAACACAGCGCCAACTGGGCGTACTTGATGCTCAACATCCGCCCTGATTTCTTCTACACCAAACCCGTGGCTATCAAGCAATAA
- a CDS encoding CmpA/NrtA family ABC transporter substrate-binding protein has product MKVSYKFLLAACAAVVLIAGMSMRKAALPQVKLGFIPLTDCAPLVAAKELGLFQKYGVDVVLTKEASWANIRDKVLNGELDGAHCLFGMPFSVYTGVGGKAGSEMQIAMVLNNNGQAITLSKDFCGLVGYKEVGKVNAAVKQVQGRKEVTFAMTFPGGTHDIWLRNWMAAAGINQKSVGIITIPPPQMVANMRVDNMEGYCVGEPWNGVAASQNIGFTQIASQDIWKHHPEKALVVNKAFATQERENLKNVMKAILEACQWLDNMGNRKKAAGWLSKPFYVNAALPVIEARLLGSSDLGCELGVAKYKEDYMTFFNKGYVNTPRKSHGMWFMAQYVRFGYLKSNPDFKGIAEKLILDDLFAEVAREAKVPVMTDDMKPFKTTYDVSFDPSNVGAYLASTKK; this is encoded by the coding sequence ATGAAAGTAAGCTATAAATTTCTCCTTGCTGCCTGTGCAGCCGTGGTTCTTATTGCGGGTATGTCGATGCGCAAAGCAGCACTTCCCCAAGTCAAATTAGGCTTTATTCCCCTCACCGACTGTGCTCCTTTGGTAGCTGCCAAAGAACTAGGTCTTTTCCAAAAATACGGCGTTGACGTCGTTTTGACCAAAGAAGCTTCTTGGGCCAATATCCGCGACAAAGTTCTCAATGGCGAGCTCGACGGCGCACATTGCCTTTTTGGAATGCCTTTTTCCGTTTATACGGGAGTAGGTGGCAAAGCAGGCTCCGAAATGCAAATTGCGATGGTACTCAACAACAACGGCCAAGCCATTACCCTTTCCAAAGATTTTTGTGGACTTGTAGGCTATAAGGAAGTAGGCAAAGTAAACGCCGCCGTGAAGCAAGTGCAAGGCCGTAAAGAAGTGACTTTTGCCATGACTTTCCCTGGTGGTACGCATGATATTTGGCTTCGCAACTGGATGGCAGCTGCGGGTATCAACCAAAAGAGTGTAGGTATCATCACGATTCCGCCGCCACAAATGGTGGCTAATATGCGCGTCGATAACATGGAAGGCTACTGCGTGGGCGAACCTTGGAACGGCGTGGCGGCTTCTCAGAACATCGGTTTTACCCAAATCGCTTCGCAGGACATTTGGAAACATCACCCCGAAAAAGCTCTGGTTGTCAACAAAGCATTTGCGACCCAAGAACGCGAAAACCTCAAAAACGTTATGAAAGCCATTTTGGAAGCCTGTCAATGGCTCGACAACATGGGTAACCGCAAAAAAGCAGCGGGTTGGCTCTCAAAACCCTTTTATGTAAACGCAGCTCTGCCTGTCATTGAGGCGCGCCTGCTGGGTTCGAGCGATTTAGGTTGCGAATTAGGAGTGGCTAAATACAAAGAAGATTACATGACTTTTTTCAACAAAGGTTACGTAAATACCCCGCGTAAATCGCACGGAATGTGGTTTATGGCGCAGTATGTGCGGTTTGGGTACCTCAAATCTAACCCTGATTTTAAAGGAATTGCAGAAAAGCTCATCCTCGACGATTTGTTTGCCGAGGTTGCCCGTGAGGCCAAAGTACCCGTAATGACCGACGATATGAAACCTTTCAAAACCACCTACGATGTGTCGTTTGACCCAAGCAATGTCGGTGCGTATTTAGCTTCAACAAAAAAATAG
- the ntrB gene encoding nitrate ABC transporter permease gives MKKLLNFQTYLPVLFGLGSTVLLVGAWWTVSLLTNNEIPNPLSTWTVFSEMLATPFYDYGPNDKGIGNQLFSSLIRVFSGFGAGSLLAIPLGLLIGSSKTAFRLINPIVQILRPVSPLAWFPLGLLAFKAAEGATVFIIFVTSLWPTLINTAFGVASIPQDHKNVAKAFGFSRWKYIVKVIIPYALPHIITGLRLSIGVAWMVIVAGEMLSGGVGIGFFVWDSWNALSLEKILSAILIIGTVGLLLDKGFDWLQKRFAFS, from the coding sequence ATGAAAAAACTACTCAATTTTCAGACTTACTTGCCAGTGCTGTTCGGCCTAGGTAGCACAGTGCTTTTAGTGGGTGCTTGGTGGACGGTGTCATTACTGACCAACAACGAAATCCCGAATCCATTGTCCACTTGGACGGTTTTCAGCGAAATGCTCGCTACGCCTTTTTACGATTACGGTCCCAACGACAAAGGCATTGGAAACCAGCTTTTCAGCTCTCTCATTCGTGTATTTAGCGGTTTTGGTGCGGGGAGTCTGTTGGCCATTCCACTTGGGCTGCTGATTGGTTCGAGCAAAACGGCTTTTCGCCTCATCAATCCCATTGTTCAAATCTTGCGCCCCGTTTCACCCTTGGCTTGGTTTCCGTTGGGGCTATTGGCCTTCAAAGCCGCCGAAGGAGCCACCGTTTTCATCATTTTTGTAACAAGCCTTTGGCCTACTTTAATCAATACCGCGTTTGGCGTGGCTTCCATCCCCCAAGACCATAAAAACGTGGCAAAAGCGTTCGGATTTTCTCGTTGGAAGTACATCGTCAAAGTCATCATCCCCTATGCTTTACCCCACATTATCACGGGTTTACGCCTCAGCATTGGTGTCGCATGGATGGTAATTGTGGCAGGCGAGATGCTCTCGGGGGGCGTTGGCATTGGCTTTTTTGTTTGGGATAGCTGGAACGCCCTCAGCCTTGAGAAAATCTTGTCGGCGATTCTTATCATTGGCACCGTCGGGTTATTGCTCGACAAAGGATTCGATTGGCTCCAAAAACGCTTCGCTTTTTCCTAG
- a CDS encoding ABC transporter ATP-binding protein — MTSNPTIAPIDSASEFHKIQSRPASIEVKDITVSFKTPKGVFTAIKNIDLTIKKGEIVALIGHSGCGKSTLMGTISGMTAPTSGSVIANGTLVKGPGPDRGIVFQNYSLLPWLTVYKNIYEAVDSVFKDKTAAEKREIVEENLKMVNLWPHKDKLPGQLSGGMKQRVAIARAFAINPSILLLDEPFGALDALTKGSMHIELLKLWNLDNRNKTIVMVTHDIEEAIFLSDRVVVMNNGPEATIKEIVEIPLPRPRNKKEIVHDPIYMETHDKLMSLLFDKFSIEDE; from the coding sequence ATGACTTCCAACCCAACCATTGCTCCCATAGATTCGGCGAGTGAGTTTCATAAAATTCAGTCGCGCCCTGCTTCCATTGAAGTAAAGGACATAACTGTTTCGTTCAAAACCCCCAAAGGTGTTTTTACGGCCATCAAGAACATTGACCTCACCATCAAAAAAGGCGAAATTGTCGCGCTGATTGGCCACTCTGGCTGCGGAAAATCTACCTTAATGGGAACAATTTCGGGCATGACGGCCCCTACGAGTGGCAGCGTCATTGCCAACGGGACATTGGTCAAAGGCCCAGGCCCCGACCGTGGTATTGTCTTTCAAAACTACTCACTTCTTCCTTGGCTGACGGTTTATAAAAACATTTACGAAGCCGTGGACTCCGTTTTTAAAGACAAAACTGCCGCCGAGAAGCGGGAAATCGTTGAAGAAAACCTCAAAATGGTCAACCTTTGGCCACACAAAGACAAACTCCCAGGACAACTATCGGGCGGGATGAAGCAGCGCGTTGCCATCGCACGTGCCTTTGCCATTAATCCTAGTATTTTATTACTCGACGAGCCTTTTGGCGCGTTGGATGCCCTCACCAAAGGGTCGATGCACATCGAACTTTTGAAACTTTGGAACTTGGACAATCGCAACAAAACGATTGTAATGGTAACGCACGACATCGAAGAAGCTATTTTCTTGTCTGACCGCGTGGTGGTAATGAACAACGGCCCCGAAGCTACCATCAAAGAAATTGTGGAAATTCCCTTGCCGCGCCCGCGCAACAAAAAAGAGATTGTCCACGACCCAATTTATATGGAAACCCATGACAAATTAATGAGTTTGCTCTTCGACAAGTTTTCGATTGAAGATGAATAA
- a CDS encoding NarK family nitrate/nitrite MFS transporter produces MSQLISNQPLSKLHILSTKGVQMRTFHITWLTFFVCFFGWFGLAPLMPAIRADLGLTKPQVGNTIIAAVSATIFARLIIGKLCDSWGPRKTYTTLLIVGALPVMLVGLAHDYTTFLLFRLAIGVIGASFVITQFHTSAMFAPNIKGTANAVAGGWGNLGGGITQLAMPLIMATIVGFGFVKADAWRLAMIVPGVLMLFMAFIYWKYTKDTPAGNYDEINRTAVSKSEVSFWKACSDVRVWALALAYACCFGMEITFDGVAALYFFDNFKMEETEAGFWAMLFGFMNIFARAVGGIVADKVGQKYGMRGKGILLASMLLLEGLGILLFAQAGNLTMAVVSMLGFAMFLKMANGGTYAIVPFVNPKAVGVISGVVGAGGNVGGMLMGFLFKSQSITYGQAFMYIGGLVATVGLLLFLVNFGKTITIEQPEAELQAV; encoded by the coding sequence ATGAGCCAGCTTATCTCCAATCAGCCTCTTTCAAAACTCCACATTCTCAGTACCAAAGGGGTACAGATGCGTACCTTTCACATTACTTGGCTTACCTTTTTTGTCTGTTTCTTCGGCTGGTTCGGTTTAGCGCCACTCATGCCTGCCATTCGGGCAGATTTGGGCCTAACCAAACCCCAAGTCGGAAACACCATCATTGCGGCGGTATCAGCTACCATTTTTGCCCGACTCATCATAGGAAAACTGTGTGATAGCTGGGGACCCCGCAAAACCTACACTACATTGCTTATCGTGGGTGCTTTGCCCGTGATGTTGGTAGGCTTAGCCCACGACTACACCACGTTTTTGTTGTTTCGTTTGGCCATTGGCGTTATTGGCGCTTCGTTTGTCATTACGCAATTTCACACTTCGGCCATGTTTGCCCCCAACATCAAAGGTACGGCCAATGCCGTAGCAGGCGGTTGGGGAAACCTTGGCGGCGGAATCACCCAATTGGCCATGCCCCTCATCATGGCGACCATCGTTGGGTTTGGTTTTGTCAAGGCCGACGCTTGGCGCTTAGCAATGATTGTCCCTGGTGTTCTGATGCTTTTTATGGCTTTTATTTACTGGAAATATACCAAAGACACGCCCGCGGGCAACTACGACGAAATCAACCGCACCGCCGTTAGCAAATCAGAAGTAAGTTTTTGGAAAGCTTGTTCCGATGTTCGCGTTTGGGCGTTGGCATTGGCCTATGCGTGTTGCTTTGGCATGGAAATCACCTTCGACGGCGTAGCAGCGCTCTACTTCTTTGATAATTTCAAGATGGAAGAAACGGAAGCAGGTTTTTGGGCGATGTTGTTTGGGTTTATGAACATTTTTGCCCGTGCCGTTGGCGGCATTGTAGCAGATAAAGTCGGTCAAAAATACGGGATGCGCGGTAAAGGTATTCTTTTAGCCTCCATGCTTCTTTTGGAAGGACTGGGAATTTTATTGTTTGCTCAAGCAGGCAACCTGACCATGGCAGTTGTATCGATGCTCGGCTTTGCGATGTTTTTGAAAATGGCTAACGGCGGCACCTATGCGATTGTTCCCTTCGTCAATCCCAAAGCAGTAGGCGTCATTTCGGGCGTAGTAGGGGCAGGAGGCAACGTTGGTGGAATGTTGATGGGCTTTTTGTTTAAATCCCAGTCGATTACCTACGGACAAGCATTTATGTACATTGGCGGCCTAGTGGCTACCGTGGGCTTGCTGCTTTTCCTAGTCAATTTTGGCAAAACCATCACCATCGAGCAGCCTGAAGCAGAGTTACAAGCCGTTTAA